Proteins encoded by one window of Kribbella italica:
- a CDS encoding right-handed parallel beta-helix repeat-containing protein, producing the protein MTTRYVAPKGGRGTFRRISDAVRAASQGDVVLVAAGRYEEQLVLDRSVVVMSEQGQGSVELTGVRGSGEPAVLVEGLECALRGLVVRAADDSGTPVIGVSNGAGVLIEDCLVTGGRIHARGNEGGSQGSDLTGYGVTSVLVRRSTLGSGRLAAMHLSGRVRVQIEDCTIEKIDGIGVVLSGAAHLEASRLRMTGTAGYGFRLRGAARVTIADSVLRRTGMAGVLLEDGATASLTEVTIDKAGAAAVQASGSAKVELTDCRLRDTQASGLVIQGQAELTAKGCTVADSGANGLLISDAAEAKLTDTRFDRSAFSALHLGDTATARLEGCLVRGGAEHGIHATGASRVELEGCGISEVGLTALSVVDDAVVRAEDCRISGGSVGVHLESSAATSLEICSVTGTSGTGIELAGSGFVRLDAVRVSRTKAAGIVAGTGSSTEISGGTIEKCDGSGLVVWSGVAPTVTGLRVAEVAKNGIYLAEKAAGTFTDCDVVGTKYPALHLSTGSAPTLRHLRIRDCAGAAGQDDGANPVFEDCTIDGVPMNPPAAKGAAGTANATATANGTEPVTAMLDESMPPDDETLEDVLAELDGQVGLERVKRDVQSMVKLMQAVRMRQEAGLPAPPLSRHLVFAGNPGTGKTTVARVYGRVLKALGLLRKGHLVEVDRTALVGEYVGHTGPKTTAAINQALGGVLFIDEAYSLAPVGIGNDFGAEAIATLVKMMEDHREDLVVIVAGYVGDMDRFIGANPGLASRFTRTLLFDDYTPAELVAIFEYHANEHQYELSGDARTALSHLFQVLPRGEGFGNGRSARQIFQQMTERQAHRLAELDAPTPQQLVSLEAADIPQGF; encoded by the coding sequence GTGACGACGAGGTATGTGGCGCCGAAAGGCGGGCGGGGAACCTTCCGGCGAATCTCCGACGCGGTCCGCGCCGCCAGTCAGGGCGACGTCGTCCTGGTCGCCGCCGGCCGGTACGAGGAGCAGCTGGTCCTGGACCGCTCGGTCGTGGTGATGTCCGAGCAGGGCCAGGGCAGCGTCGAACTGACCGGCGTCCGGGGCAGCGGCGAGCCGGCGGTCCTGGTCGAGGGACTCGAGTGCGCGCTGCGCGGTCTGGTCGTCCGCGCGGCCGACGACAGCGGTACGCCGGTGATCGGGGTCTCCAACGGGGCCGGCGTACTGATCGAGGACTGTCTCGTCACCGGCGGCCGGATCCATGCCCGCGGCAACGAAGGTGGCAGCCAGGGCTCGGACCTGACCGGGTACGGCGTCACCTCGGTGCTGGTCCGGCGCTCCACGCTGGGCAGCGGCCGGCTGGCCGCGATGCACCTGTCCGGCCGGGTCCGGGTCCAGATCGAGGACTGCACGATCGAGAAGATCGACGGCATCGGCGTCGTCCTGTCCGGTGCGGCGCACCTGGAGGCGAGCCGGCTCCGGATGACCGGTACGGCGGGCTACGGCTTCCGCCTGCGGGGTGCGGCCCGGGTGACGATCGCCGACTCGGTGCTGCGCCGGACCGGGATGGCCGGCGTACTGCTGGAGGACGGGGCGACCGCGTCGCTGACCGAGGTGACGATCGACAAGGCGGGCGCGGCCGCCGTCCAGGCCTCCGGGTCGGCGAAGGTCGAGCTGACCGACTGCCGGTTGCGGGACACCCAGGCCAGTGGGCTCGTGATCCAGGGCCAGGCCGAGCTCACCGCGAAGGGATGCACTGTCGCCGACTCCGGCGCGAACGGCCTGCTGATCTCCGACGCGGCCGAGGCGAAGCTGACCGACACCCGGTTCGACCGCTCGGCCTTCAGCGCCTTGCACCTCGGCGACACGGCGACGGCGCGGCTAGAGGGCTGCCTGGTCCGGGGCGGCGCCGAGCACGGGATCCACGCGACCGGCGCGTCGCGGGTCGAGCTGGAAGGGTGCGGCATCAGCGAAGTCGGCCTGACCGCGCTCTCGGTGGTCGACGACGCCGTCGTCCGGGCCGAGGACTGCCGGATCTCGGGCGGCTCGGTCGGGGTGCATCTCGAGTCGAGTGCCGCGACCAGCCTGGAGATCTGCTCGGTGACCGGCACCAGCGGCACCGGGATCGAGCTGGCCGGCTCCGGCTTCGTGCGGCTGGACGCCGTCCGGGTCAGCCGGACGAAGGCGGCCGGCATCGTCGCCGGGACCGGGTCGTCGACGGAGATCAGCGGCGGAACCATCGAGAAGTGCGACGGATCCGGCCTGGTGGTCTGGTCCGGCGTCGCGCCGACGGTGACCGGACTGCGGGTGGCCGAGGTGGCCAAGAACGGGATCTACCTGGCCGAGAAGGCCGCCGGGACGTTCACCGACTGCGACGTGGTCGGCACGAAGTACCCGGCCCTGCATCTGAGCACGGGGAGCGCGCCGACCCTGCGGCACCTCCGGATCCGGGACTGCGCCGGCGCGGCCGGTCAGGACGACGGCGCGAACCCGGTGTTCGAGGACTGCACGATCGACGGCGTACCGATGAATCCGCCGGCCGCGAAGGGAGCAGCCGGTACGGCGAACGCCACCGCGACCGCGAACGGGACCGAGCCGGTGACGGCGATGCTCGACGAGAGCATGCCGCCGGACGACGAGACGCTCGAGGACGTGCTGGCCGAGCTCGACGGCCAGGTCGGTCTCGAGCGGGTCAAGCGCGACGTCCAGTCAATGGTGAAGCTGATGCAGGCGGTCCGGATGCGGCAGGAGGCCGGCCTGCCGGCGCCGCCGCTCAGTCGGCACCTGGTGTTCGCGGGCAACCCGGGAACCGGTAAGACCACCGTGGCCCGCGTGTACGGGCGGGTGCTGAAGGCGCTCGGCCTGCTCCGCAAGGGCCACCTGGTCGAGGTGGACCGCACGGCGCTGGTCGGCGAGTACGTCGGCCACACCGGGCCGAAGACCACCGCCGCGATCAACCAGGCGCTCGGCGGCGTGCTGTTCATCGACGAGGCCTACTCGCTGGCGCCGGTCGGGATCGGTAACGACTTCGGCGCCGAGGCGATCGCGACGCTGGTGAAGATGATGGAGGACCACCGCGAGGACCTGGTGGTGATCGTGGCCGGCTACGTCGGCGACATGGACCGGTTCATCGGTGCCAACCCCGGCCTCGCCTCCCGGTTCACCCGGACGCTGCTGTTCGACGACTACACGCCGGCCGAGCTGGTGGCCATCTTCGAGTACCACGCGAACGAGCACCAGTACGAGCTCAGCGGCGACGCGCGGACCGCGCTGTCCCACCTGTTCCAGGTGCTGCCGCGTGGCGAGGGCTTCGGCAACGGCCGGTCGGCCCGGCAGATCTTCCAGCAGATGACCGAACGGCAGGCGCACCGGCTGGCCGAGCTGGACGCGCCGACGCCCCAGCAACTGGTCAGCCTCGAGGCCGCTGACATCCCGCAGGGGTTTTAA
- a CDS encoding teichoic acid biosynthesis protein C produces MDNLSRRGLLTGAGAILAAGAVGVPTASARPVRADALPATKRFLMSATTNEFFRHKPLWGPTVMQSMAFDTPNNRIFTAQLRSGTAANSGTLTLSQLNFSGTVLGHMYLTGFGHGVSIGAQGVGSTSYLWTETDVDTANGRGRQICRFPWQNGATLTKDSASLTKWKPVANGSVFTPAVDQRYGRLGVRHSLSDGMHINIYSLAAAQAGDFSTVLASFKQPALTPGIDFQGWALYGSFVYFWEGEAYPGAPDETKANSKLWCYDINKGELVDSFLTLAGKSLTYREAEGMAVYGATDATARLYFGFASGVTGDRRANFFYRNDLV; encoded by the coding sequence ATGGACAACCTCTCCCGCCGTGGACTGCTGACCGGGGCCGGGGCGATTCTCGCCGCCGGCGCCGTCGGAGTACCCACCGCCTCCGCCCGCCCCGTCCGTGCCGACGCGCTGCCCGCCACCAAGCGGTTCCTGATGAGCGCGACGACCAACGAGTTCTTCCGCCACAAACCGCTGTGGGGCCCGACCGTCATGCAGTCGATGGCCTTCGACACCCCGAACAACCGGATCTTCACCGCCCAGCTGCGCTCCGGCACGGCCGCGAACAGCGGCACGCTGACACTGAGCCAGCTGAACTTCTCCGGGACCGTGCTCGGGCACATGTACCTGACCGGCTTCGGCCACGGCGTCTCGATCGGCGCCCAGGGAGTCGGCAGTACGTCGTACCTCTGGACCGAGACCGACGTCGACACCGCCAACGGGCGCGGCCGGCAGATCTGCCGCTTCCCGTGGCAGAACGGCGCCACGCTGACCAAGGACTCGGCCTCGCTGACCAAGTGGAAGCCGGTCGCGAACGGGTCGGTGTTCACCCCGGCCGTCGACCAGCGGTACGGACGGCTCGGCGTACGGCACTCGCTGTCGGACGGGATGCACATCAACATCTACTCGCTGGCCGCCGCGCAGGCCGGTGACTTCAGCACCGTCCTGGCCAGCTTCAAGCAACCGGCGCTGACGCCCGGCATCGACTTCCAGGGCTGGGCGCTCTACGGCTCGTTCGTCTACTTCTGGGAAGGCGAGGCCTACCCGGGCGCGCCGGACGAGACCAAGGCCAACTCGAAGCTGTGGTGCTACGACATCAACAAGGGCGAGCTCGTCGACTCGTTCCTCACCCTGGCCGGCAAGAGCCTGACCTACCGCGAGGCCGAGGGGATGGCCGTGTACGGCGCCACCGACGCGACAGCGCGGCTCTACTTCGGGTTCGCCTCCGGCGTCACCGGTGACCGCCGGGCGAACTTCTTCTACCGCAACGACCTGGTCTAG
- the upp gene encoding uracil phosphoribosyltransferase — protein sequence MQILVVDHPLVAHKLTALRDQTTDSPTFRRLTEELVTLLAYEATRDVRTGPITVQTPVAEAEGIKLTSPKPLVVPILRAGLGMLEGMSRLLPTAEVGFLGMIRNEETLTASTYAERLPEDLHGRQCYVLDPMLATGGTLAAAIQFLVDRGADHITAICLLAAPEGVERIERELADLNVPCTLVIAGMDSHLNEKGYIVPGLGDAGDRLYGVAQ from the coding sequence ATGCAGATCCTCGTCGTGGACCACCCGCTCGTCGCCCACAAGCTCACCGCACTGCGGGACCAGACCACGGACTCGCCGACCTTCCGGCGACTCACCGAGGAGCTGGTCACCCTGCTCGCCTACGAGGCGACCCGCGACGTGCGGACCGGTCCGATCACCGTCCAGACGCCGGTCGCGGAGGCGGAGGGGATCAAGCTGACCTCGCCGAAGCCGCTCGTCGTACCGATCCTGCGGGCCGGTCTCGGCATGCTCGAGGGGATGTCGCGGCTGCTGCCGACGGCCGAGGTCGGGTTCCTCGGGATGATCCGCAACGAGGAGACCCTGACCGCCTCGACGTACGCCGAACGGCTGCCCGAGGACCTGCACGGCCGTCAGTGCTACGTGCTCGACCCGATGCTGGCCACCGGCGGTACGCTGGCGGCGGCGATCCAGTTCCTGGTCGACCGCGGCGCCGACCACATCACCGCGATCTGCCTGCTGGCCGCTCCGGAGGGCGTCGAGCGGATCGAGCGGGAGCTGGCGGACCTGAACGTCCCGTGCACGCTGGTGATCGCCGGCATGGATTCGCACCTGAACGAGAAGGGCTACATCGTCCCGGGCCTGGGCGACGCCGGTGACCGCCTGTACGGCGTCGCCCAGTAA
- a CDS encoding tRNA adenosine deaminase-associated protein, translated as MSDPTASPMTTTELDFALAAYTEDGVWTVTPLVLRGEPDLSALVSALRRYPGDSGVVGMISVDEDFFVLLRVIGGRARLLMSDVTAATEWPLAKQVVDELDIPLADDDDEQVPAGDLAIVADLGMSAMDLGALIDDVDLYPEEMLEEIAEALGFGHQFHEAIEAIG; from the coding sequence GTGTCTGATCCCACGGCCTCGCCGATGACGACCACCGAGCTCGACTTCGCGCTCGCGGCTTACACCGAGGACGGGGTCTGGACGGTCACGCCACTGGTGCTGCGCGGCGAGCCGGATCTGTCGGCCCTGGTGTCGGCGCTGCGGCGGTACCCCGGCGACTCCGGCGTGGTCGGGATGATCTCGGTGGACGAGGACTTCTTCGTCCTGCTCCGGGTGATCGGCGGCCGGGCCCGGCTGCTGATGTCCGACGTCACCGCCGCGACCGAGTGGCCGCTGGCCAAGCAGGTCGTCGACGAGCTGGACATCCCGCTGGCCGATGACGACGACGAGCAGGTGCCGGCCGGCGACCTGGCGATCGTCGCCGACCTGGGGATGAGCGCGATGGATCTCGGCGCGCTGATCGACGACGTCGACCTGTACCCCGAGGAGATGCTCGAGGAGATCGCCGAGGCGCTCGGCTTCGGGCACCAGTTCCACGAGGCGATCGAAGCCATTGGCTGA
- a CDS encoding nucleoside deaminase, protein MELALAEAEYARGSADIPIGAVVVNADGEVIGRGHNEREATGDPTAHAEVLAIRSAAEVVGEWRLTGCTLVVTLEPCTMCAGAIVLSRLDRLVFAAYDEKAGAVGSLWDVVRDRRLNHRPEVIGGVMADEAGARLRDFFIGHRF, encoded by the coding sequence ATGGAGCTCGCCCTGGCCGAGGCCGAGTACGCCCGCGGCAGCGCCGACATACCGATCGGTGCGGTCGTGGTGAACGCCGACGGCGAGGTGATCGGCCGCGGGCACAACGAGCGCGAGGCGACCGGCGACCCGACCGCGCACGCGGAGGTGCTGGCGATCCGGTCGGCGGCCGAGGTCGTCGGCGAGTGGCGGCTGACCGGCTGCACGCTGGTGGTCACCCTGGAGCCCTGCACGATGTGCGCCGGCGCCATCGTGCTGTCCCGGCTGGACCGGCTCGTCTTCGCGGCGTACGACGAGAAGGCGGGCGCCGTCGGATCGCTCTGGGACGTCGTCCGGGACCGCCGGCTCAACCACCGGCCCGAGGTGATCGGCGGCGTGATGGCCGACGAGGCGGGCGCCCGGCTCCGCGATTTCTTCATCGGGCACAGGTTTTGA
- a CDS encoding potassium/proton antiporter, with product MDVHELDRILLAGAAVLLVAIVAVRLSGRLGLPSLLIYLGMGLLLGESALGIQFEDAELAHALGFAALVIILTEGGLTTRWNEVRPVMPLGVVLATLGVAVSVSVVACVAHFVLGMNWQLAVLLGAVTSPTDAAAVFSVLRKVPIRPRLRGALEAESGLNDAPTVLLVTIVSTGSIGEHGVPYFAGLVLYELVIGALFGFLVGWVSVGLLRRVALGSAGLYPLAIVSLAFVSYAGGTVLLHVSGFAAVYVTSLILGRAELPHRIATKSFVDGVAWLAQIGLFVMLGLLASPGRIGLDDVVVALVIGVAVTVVGRFAAVALSASPFRMPWKEQTFIAWAGLRGAVPIVLATIPLAEHVPDADRVFDVVFVLVLLFTLLQGPSLPWLAKRLGVLDDNAAHEVDIDVAPLESLGADMLQVQIPSESKLAGVEIGELRLPAGVSISLVIRAKQAFVPDRRTVLRAGDAMLVVTPSPLREKTIRRLRAVSRAGRLAGWFGERGREQV from the coding sequence GTGGACGTGCACGAACTCGACCGGATCCTGCTCGCCGGCGCCGCGGTGCTGCTGGTGGCGATCGTCGCCGTGCGGCTGTCCGGCCGCCTCGGGCTGCCCTCGCTGCTGATCTACCTCGGCATGGGGCTGCTGCTGGGTGAGTCGGCGCTCGGGATCCAGTTCGAGGACGCCGAGCTGGCGCACGCGCTCGGGTTCGCCGCGCTGGTGATCATCCTCACCGAGGGCGGCCTGACCACCCGGTGGAACGAGGTCCGCCCGGTGATGCCGCTCGGCGTCGTCCTGGCCACGCTCGGGGTCGCGGTCTCAGTGTCCGTGGTCGCGTGCGTCGCCCACTTCGTGCTCGGGATGAACTGGCAGCTCGCCGTCCTGCTCGGGGCGGTGACCTCGCCGACGGACGCGGCAGCGGTCTTCTCGGTGCTGCGCAAAGTGCCGATCCGGCCGCGGCTGCGCGGCGCGCTGGAGGCCGAGTCCGGGCTGAACGACGCCCCGACCGTGCTGCTGGTCACCATCGTCAGCACGGGCTCGATCGGCGAGCACGGAGTGCCGTACTTCGCCGGCCTGGTGCTCTACGAGCTGGTGATCGGCGCACTGTTCGGTTTCCTGGTCGGCTGGGTGAGCGTCGGCCTGCTCCGCCGGGTCGCGCTCGGCTCGGCCGGTCTGTACCCGCTGGCGATCGTGTCGCTGGCCTTCGTCTCGTACGCCGGGGGCACGGTCCTGCTGCACGTGTCCGGCTTCGCGGCGGTCTACGTGACCAGTCTCATCCTCGGCCGGGCCGAGCTGCCGCACCGGATCGCGACCAAGTCGTTCGTCGACGGGGTCGCCTGGCTGGCGCAGATCGGGCTGTTCGTGATGCTCGGGCTGCTCGCGTCGCCCGGGCGGATCGGGCTGGACGACGTGGTCGTCGCGCTGGTGATCGGGGTCGCGGTGACGGTGGTCGGGCGGTTCGCCGCGGTCGCCCTGTCGGCGTCGCCGTTCCGGATGCCGTGGAAGGAACAGACGTTCATCGCCTGGGCGGGGCTGCGCGGCGCCGTACCGATCGTGCTCGCGACGATCCCGCTGGCCGAGCACGTGCCCGACGCCGACCGGGTCTTCGACGTCGTCTTCGTGCTGGTCCTGCTCTTCACGCTGCTCCAGGGGCCGTCGCTCCCCTGGCTGGCCAAGCGGCTCGGCGTACTCGACGACAACGCGGCCCACGAGGTCGACATCGACGTCGCGCCGCTGGAGTCGCTGGGCGCCGACATGCTGCAGGTCCAGATCCCGAGCGAGTCCAAGCTCGCCGGGGTCGAGATCGGCGAGCTCCGCCTGCCCGCGGGCGTCTCGATCTCGCTGGTCATCCGGGCGAAGCAGGCGTTCGTGCCCGACCGCCGGACCGTCCTGCGGGCCGGCGACGCGATGCTCGTCGTCACGCCCAGCCCGCTGCGGGAGAAGACCATCCGCCGCCTGCGGGCGGTTTCCCGGGCCGGCCGCCTGGCCGGCTGGTTCGGCGAACGCGGCCGCGAACAGGTGTAG
- the rph gene encoding rifamycin-inactivating phosphotransferase, which translates to MSGQYVLELREVDESQGAVVGGKGANLGALARLDGVRVPAGFCVTTEAFQRVVAGAVDDRIDALSQLAADDREGLRRLSAEIREAIEGIALPDEVAAAITQAVAEDTAYAVRSSATAEDLPTASFAGQQDTYLNVVGAAAILEHVSRCWASLFTERAVTYRQRNGIDHRAVHMAVVVQQMVFSQASGIMFTADPVTGNRKVATVDAGFGLGEALVSGLVNPDVFTVRDGEVVAKTVSAKRLAVQALPTGGTEEVALDAGQQKQPALTDAQVVRLVELGRRIEAHFGRPQDIEWCLVDDEFQIVQSRPITTLFPVPRTGDQENHVFLSVGHQQMMTDAMKPLGWSMWQRTAMATMSEAGGRLFVDSTAQLTSPARRAAFLDLVDKGDPLTRDALETVLDRGFLPTLPDVPPSPGGPPVRGASAALENDPAVVTELIERSRASLAALRDGIAAKTGPALFDFLLEAFVEHKRVLGDPLGLQAIMASHEATWWLKDKLREWLGEKDAADTLTLSAPDNISSEMGLDLLGVADAIRPYPEVVAFLQGADDDFLDELPKLAGGTEARDAIQAYLDRYGMRCVGEIDITRPRWSERPSTLVPLILDNVKLFEPGAAARRFEEGRQKALQKEQDVLERLRALPDGDQKADETRRMIERVRTFIGYREYPKYAIICRYFVYKQALLAEADRLVEDGVLADREDSFFLTFQELQDVVRTKQVDGRLVAERKEAFRTYEGLTPPRVLTSDGEAVNGSYRRDDVPAGALVGLPVSNGTVEGRARVILDLAKADLEAGDILVTAFTDPSWSPLFVGIAGLVTEVGGLMTHGAVIAREYGLPAVVGVPEATRRIQDGQRIRVHGTDGYVEFLD; encoded by the coding sequence TTGAGTGGGCAGTACGTGCTGGAACTGCGAGAGGTCGACGAGTCGCAAGGTGCCGTGGTCGGAGGGAAGGGCGCGAACCTGGGCGCGCTGGCGCGGCTCGACGGCGTGCGGGTGCCGGCTGGGTTCTGCGTGACGACGGAGGCGTTCCAGCGGGTCGTGGCGGGGGCTGTGGACGATCGGATCGACGCGCTGTCGCAGCTGGCCGCGGATGATCGGGAGGGTCTTCGCAGGCTGAGTGCGGAGATCCGGGAGGCCATCGAGGGGATTGCCCTTCCGGACGAGGTCGCGGCGGCGATCACCCAGGCCGTCGCCGAGGACACCGCGTACGCCGTACGGTCGAGTGCTACGGCGGAGGATCTGCCGACGGCGTCCTTTGCGGGTCAGCAGGACACCTACCTGAACGTCGTGGGAGCGGCGGCGATTCTCGAGCACGTGAGTCGGTGCTGGGCCTCCCTGTTCACCGAGCGGGCGGTGACGTACCGCCAGCGGAACGGGATCGACCACCGCGCGGTCCACATGGCCGTCGTCGTGCAGCAGATGGTCTTCTCGCAGGCCTCCGGGATCATGTTCACCGCCGACCCGGTCACGGGCAACCGCAAGGTCGCGACCGTGGACGCCGGCTTCGGCCTCGGCGAGGCGCTGGTCTCCGGGCTGGTGAACCCGGACGTCTTCACGGTGCGCGACGGCGAGGTCGTGGCCAAGACGGTCTCCGCCAAGCGGCTCGCCGTCCAGGCCCTGCCCACGGGCGGGACCGAGGAGGTGGCGCTCGACGCCGGGCAGCAGAAGCAGCCGGCGCTGACCGATGCGCAGGTTGTCCGGCTGGTGGAGCTCGGCCGGCGGATCGAGGCGCACTTCGGTCGCCCGCAGGACATCGAGTGGTGCCTGGTCGACGACGAGTTCCAGATCGTGCAGAGCCGGCCGATCACCACGCTGTTCCCGGTCCCGCGGACCGGCGACCAGGAGAACCACGTCTTCCTGTCCGTCGGCCACCAGCAGATGATGACCGACGCGATGAAGCCACTGGGCTGGTCAATGTGGCAGCGTACGGCGATGGCGACGATGTCCGAGGCCGGTGGGCGGCTGTTCGTCGACTCCACCGCGCAGCTGACCTCGCCGGCCCGCCGCGCCGCCTTCCTGGACCTGGTGGACAAAGGCGACCCGCTGACCCGGGACGCGCTGGAGACCGTGCTCGACCGCGGCTTCCTTCCGACGCTCCCCGATGTGCCTCCGAGCCCGGGCGGTCCGCCGGTCCGGGGCGCGTCCGCCGCGCTCGAGAACGACCCGGCCGTCGTCACCGAGTTGATCGAGCGCAGCCGGGCGTCCCTGGCCGCCCTCCGCGACGGCATCGCGGCGAAGACCGGGCCGGCGCTGTTCGACTTCCTGCTGGAGGCCTTCGTCGAGCACAAGCGGGTGCTCGGCGATCCCCTCGGCCTGCAGGCGATCATGGCCAGTCACGAGGCCACCTGGTGGCTCAAGGACAAGCTGCGGGAGTGGCTCGGCGAGAAGGACGCGGCCGACACGCTCACGCTGTCCGCGCCGGACAACATCAGCTCGGAGATGGGCCTGGACCTGCTCGGCGTCGCCGACGCGATCCGCCCGTACCCGGAGGTGGTGGCGTTCCTCCAGGGCGCCGACGACGACTTCCTCGACGAGTTGCCGAAGCTCGCGGGCGGCACCGAGGCGCGGGACGCGATCCAGGCCTACCTCGACCGGTACGGCATGCGCTGCGTCGGCGAGATCGACATCACCCGGCCGCGCTGGAGTGAGCGCCCGAGCACCCTCGTCCCACTGATCCTCGACAACGTGAAGCTCTTCGAGCCGGGGGCCGCCGCGCGGCGCTTCGAGGAAGGGCGGCAGAAGGCACTCCAGAAGGAACAGGACGTGCTGGAGCGGCTGCGGGCGCTGCCGGACGGGGACCAGAAGGCCGACGAGACGCGGCGGATGATCGAGCGGGTCCGGACCTTCATCGGCTACCGGGAGTACCCGAAGTACGCGATCATCTGCCGCTACTTCGTCTACAAGCAGGCCCTGCTGGCCGAGGCCGACCGCCTGGTCGAAGACGGTGTGCTCGCTGATCGGGAGGACAGCTTCTTCCTCACGTTCCAGGAGTTGCAGGACGTCGTACGGACGAAGCAGGTGGACGGCCGGCTCGTCGCCGAGCGCAAGGAGGCGTTCCGGACGTACGAGGGGCTCACGCCGCCGCGGGTGCTGACGTCGGACGGCGAGGCGGTCAACGGGTCGTACCGGCGTGACGACGTACCGGCTGGTGCCCTGGTCGGTCTGCCGGTCTCCAACGGCACCGTCGAGGGCCGGGCCCGGGTCATCCTCGACCTCGCCAAGGCCGACCTCGAAGCCGGCGACATCCTCGTCACCGCCTTCACCGACCCCAGCTGGTCACCGTTGTTCGTCGGCATCGCGGGCCTGGTCACCGAGGTCGGCGGCCTGATGACCCACGGCGCGGTGATCGCCCGCGAGTACGGCCTGCCCGCCGTCGTCGGCGTGCCCGAGGCCACCCGGCGCATCCAGGACGGCCAGCGCATCCGGGTCCACGGCACCGACGGCTACGTCGAGTTCCTGGACTGA
- a CDS encoding LytR C-terminal domain-containing protein translates to MTALSPQPRPHARLHWRTPITMVVLLAILIGGFWWGWNSLTDSSAEPNCVEQKLENNRLVPKQVVLNIYNGGARAGSAAKLGEDLKKRGFNIGKIANEPNGDKIDVVEVRGATTDGPEVKLALGQLNQKAATKADARPDHTVDIVLGIGFTKLNTKGVPSIAVPADSVVCLPVVKPSQAIPSGQNPN, encoded by the coding sequence ATGACCGCCCTCTCCCCGCAGCCGAGGCCGCACGCGCGACTGCACTGGCGGACGCCGATCACCATGGTCGTGCTGCTGGCGATCCTGATCGGCGGCTTCTGGTGGGGCTGGAACTCGCTCACCGACTCCAGCGCCGAGCCGAACTGCGTCGAGCAGAAGCTCGAGAACAACCGTCTGGTCCCCAAGCAGGTCGTGCTCAACATCTACAACGGCGGCGCCCGGGCCGGCAGCGCGGCCAAGCTCGGCGAGGACCTGAAGAAGCGCGGCTTCAACATCGGCAAGATCGCCAACGAGCCGAACGGCGACAAGATCGACGTGGTCGAGGTCCGCGGCGCCACCACCGACGGCCCCGAGGTCAAGCTCGCCCTGGGCCAGCTCAACCAGAAGGCCGCCACCAAGGCCGACGCCCGCCCCGACCACACCGTCGACATCGTCCTCGGCATCGGCTTCACCAAGCTCAACACCAAGGGCGTCCCCAGCATCGCCGTCCCCGCCGACTCGGTCGTCTGCCTCCCGGTGGTCAAGCCCTCCCAGGCCATCCCTTCGGGCCAGAACCCGAACTGA
- a CDS encoding type II toxin-antitoxin system VapB family antitoxin encodes MIFKRVGEERPYPDHGYKAKDWSVLPPRQIRLDELVTTKGTLDLNALLDEDSTFYGDLFAHVVEYKGELFLEDGLHRALRAALQQRLVLHARVLVVS; translated from the coding sequence GTGATCTTCAAGCGCGTCGGCGAGGAGCGGCCGTACCCCGATCACGGGTACAAGGCCAAGGACTGGTCCGTGCTGCCCCCACGGCAGATACGGCTCGACGAGCTGGTCACGACGAAGGGCACCCTGGACCTGAACGCACTGCTCGACGAGGACTCCACTTTCTACGGTGACCTCTTCGCGCACGTCGTGGAGTACAAGGGCGAGCTGTTCCTCGAGGACGGTCTGCACCGGGCGCTGCGCGCGGCCCTGCAGCAGCGTCTGGTCCTGCACGCCCGGGTCCTGGTCGTGAGCTAG